The nucleotide sequence TCACCGAGCTGGGCTACCTCTCCGACGACGGCTATCCGCCGCTGGAGGCCGTGGCCCCGTCCTTCGCCTGGGCGAAGGACGTGACGGTCCAGCAGCAGGCGGAGTGGCTGGCCCGCGCCGCGCAGCTCTCGGCCCAGAGCGGCAAGGTGCGCCTGATGATCATCTGGAACGTGGACTTCAGGAACTACGGGGCGGATCCCATGGCCGGCTACGCCATCATCCGGCCGGATGGCTCCTGCCCGGCCTGCGAGACACTCCATCGGGTGATGGGGAGCCGGTAGGGCTGCTCATGGGGAAGGCCTCCCCGGTGCGGACGTGCATCCTTTGGATCGCGTGAGCCCGGCTCGACCTGGGCCGGGCTCACGAATTCCATCCTGGCTGAGGAGGTTCGAGACACCCTTGCGCGCTTCCACCCGTCGCAGGATCATCGGCCTTGCGGCCTTTCTGGTGGCCCTGGAGATGAGCATTCTAGGCTTCGCTCTCTGGAAGTCCTCCACCCCCCAAGGAGAGAGGGCCTCTCTTCCGTCCCCCTCCCCCTCTCCCACGAGCCCGAGTCCGGTCACGCCTTCGCCGCCCGCGCGCTCCCCCTTCCACATCGGCGTGCAGGTGCACGGCTACGTGGGGGATCCACGGGACACCCTGCGCGTGGTCCGTCAGGTGGGCTTCCCGTGGGTCAAGCAGCAGGTCCTCTGGTCGATGCACGAGCCGGAGCCCGGGCGTTACGATTGGGGCATCCTGGAGGGCTTCCTCATCGTGGCGGAGCGGGACGGGTTGAAGGTGGTCCTCAGCGTGGTGACCGCTCCGGAGTGGAGCCGACAGGAGGGTGGCATCCACGGTCCGCCGGATCGCCCGGAGGACCTGGCCCGCTTCCTGCAGACGCTCATCCGACGCCATCGAGGCCGGATCCACGCCATCGAGGTCTGGAACGAGCAGAACCTGCGTCGGGAGTGGCAGACCTCGCGGGGCCTGCGCCCGGAGGACTACGTGCGGCTGTTGCGGGTCGCCTACACAGCGGTCAAGGCGGAGGATCCCCGGATCCTGGTGATCAGTGGGGCCCTCTCGCCCACCGGGATCGACGATGGGGTCAACGCGGTCGACGATTTCCGCTACCTGAAGGGGATGGTGGACGCGGGTTTCCTGCCTTACGCAGACTGCGTGGGCGTTCACCACAACGGCTACAACATCGGGCCGGACGTCTGGGCGGAGGAAGCGCCTTCCCTGCCGGAGGCCCGCACCGCCCGCTTCCGGGGACCCTTCGACAACCCTCACCATAGCTGGAGCTTCAAGTCCACTCTGTGGGGGTATCGGGAGATCATCGGCAGCATGAAGCCGCTGTGCGTGACGGAGTTCGGATGGGCCTCCGCGGAGGAATATGGGGTTGTCCCCCCAGGCTTCGAGTTCGCCCTGGACAACTCCCTGGAGGAGCAGGCTCACTGGATCGTGGAGGCTTATGAGCACATGCGGGAATGGGGTTTCATCGAGATGGCGATCCTGTGGAACCTGGACTTCGCCCCCAAGGGGTTCGGGCCGGAGAAGGACGATAACGTCCTCTACAGCATCGTGGACACCCGGGGAGTCCCCCGCCCGGCCTTCAGCGCCCTGCAGGCCTACCTGGCAGCCCTCCGGCCCGAGCCGTGACGCCATCCTGAGAAGCCGTTTCAATCCCCCAAACCCCATCTTTGTAGGAGCGGCTTCAGCCGCCAACCTGCGGGATCGAAGAAGACGGGGTCGCGGGTGGAAGATCCCCCTTCGGAAATGATCACCGTTGCCATCCGGGACGTCCGTTCGGGACTAAAGCCTCTTTTACCGACCTGGAGGAACGGCTTCAGCCGCGACTCTGCAGGGTCGAGGAGACAGAAGTTCGGGGCGGAAGCTCCTCCTCCTCGCGCGTCCATTCAAGGGCAACCCTCCCATTCTCCCCAATCCTTCCCACAGGCGGATCAACGTTCCATCCCATTTTTTGTCCATTTGGGTTGGGAGTGTTAATATGCTCCCAGAGCCTGATGGTTCAAGATGATCCCTGGGGTTAGGATACAAGAGACCCCCTTATCTGAAAGGAGCATCCTCATCATGTCCGAGCAACAGTGGGACGAAATCCCCTCGGATCTGAACCCCCATCTCCCGATGGGAGCCCCTTCCGGCGGATCGACCTCCTCCGTGGATCCTTTGATTGAGCTGAACGCCTGGTTGGGCTTCGCTCGGGCCTGCGCCCATAGCGCTCGGGTCCAGGCCATCCTCCTCACCCTTCAAACCGATCTGCGCCTCCTGCTCGCCCATCGGAAGGACCCCGAGCGTTTCCCAGCCCTTTCAGAGGAGCGAGTCCATTGGCTGGAGGAGACCCGCGAGCAGATGGAGCAGGCGCTCCCTCCCGGATTTCAATCCCCGGAGCTCCCCGGTGAGACGGTGAGCGGTTCGATCCTGGACCTGGCCTCCGCCGTCGCCGGGCGGGCGCGGGACCATCAGAGGGTCGAGGGGATGGATGAAACGAAGACGGCCGCTCAGGGTTACCTGGACCGGCTTCCCGGGATGCTGTCGGCCCTGGCGCGGTATGAGGAGTTCCTCGCCGGCGCACCCCCCGCCTGAAGGCCTCTCGCACGCGCCGGAGCCCGGAAGCCGGTTCGCGAGCGACCGCATCGGCGAGCAGGGCGCCTCTCCGCTTCGGACGCCGCAGGGATCCGCCGTCTCGAACCTGTGAAGACAGGGCTCTGTTTCCGCGAGGGAAAACCTTCCCCTTCCATCGCTTTCGCCCTCCTGTTTCTTCAAAGCCGGAGCCGGCACGGACCCTTCCCCGAGTAAAATGGATCCCTGGATCCATGCCTTCAAGGAGGAAGCGCCGATGGAACCCCGTCCTCGCATCGCTGTTCTGGGCGGGACCGGCAAGGAGGGCTCGGGGCTCGCCCTCCGCTGGGCCCGCGCGGGCTTCCCGGTGGCCATCGGCTCCCGGGATCCCGAGCGGGCGCGTCAGGCGGTCGAGCGCCTGCGCGCCCATGTCCCTGACGCCGAGCTCTTCGGCCTCCCCAACGCCGAGGCCGCGGCGTGGGGAGAAGTAGTGGTCCTGGCCGTCCCTTACGCTGGGCACGCCGCCCTCCTGCAATCTCTTCGGGAAACCCTGCAAGGCAAGTTGGTTGTCGATGTGGTGGTCCCCCTCGACCCAGACAACCCCCGGCGCTACTTGCCCCCTCCGGACGGCTCGGCGACGGCGGAGGCCCAGCGCATCCTGGGTCCGGGCACGCCGGTGGTCGGCGCCTTCCACAACATTTCTCATCTGCATCTGCACGACCTGGAGGACACCCCGGATTGCGATGTGCTGGTGGTTGGGGAGGACCGGGCCGCGAAGGCCCGGGTGATCCAGCTGGCGGAGGCCATCGGGTTCGCAGCCTACGACGCCGGCCCCCTGCACAACGCGCCCATCGTGGAGGGCCTCACCGCCCTGCTCATCGGCCTGAACATCCGCTACAAAACCCGGGGAGCCGGGATCCGGATCACCGGCATCCCCCGCCGGGCGGGTAAGCAAGTCCCCTGAACTGCCGGAGGAGCGCGCAGACCGTGAAACCGATCACCCTCTTCCCTCTGGAAGGCATCCCCCTGGTCCGGCCCGGGGATGATCTGGTCGCCCTGCTGGCTGAAGCCCTGGCGCGACGGGGCGGACCCCGAACCGGGGATGTTCTGGTGGTGGCGCAGAAGATCGTGTCCAAGGCGGAGGGCCGCTTCGTCCGCCTCTCGGAGGTGACCCCTTCCCCCCGGGCGCTGGAGCTGGCGCAGATCACCGGCAAGGACCCGCGGCTGATCGAGGTCATCCTCTGGGACACCGCGGAGGTGCTGCGGGTGCGCCCCGGCCTGATCATCGTGGAGCACCGGCTGGGCTTCGTCTGCGCCAACGCCGGCGTGGATCGTTCCAACGTGGCTCCCGAGGGGGAGGAGATCGTGCTCCGCCTCCCGGAGGATCCGGATCGATCCGCCCGGCAGATCCGGGAAGGGCTGGCGCGGCGGTTTGGGGTGGAGGTCGGCGTGGTGATCGCCGACAGCCACGGACGGGCCCACCGCAAAGGCGTGATCGGCGTGGCCATCGGGGTGAGCGGCCTGCCGGCCCTGGAGGACTGGCGGGGCCGTCGGGACCTGTTCGGGTATGTGCTGCAGCACACGGAGGTGGCCCTGGGGGACTTGGTGGCCTCGGCGGCCACGCTGCTCCTGGGCCAGGCCGCCGAGGGCATCCCCGCCGTGCTGATCCGCGGGCTTTCCTTCCTCCCGCGGGAAAGCACCGCGCGGGAGCTGGTCCGGGCGCGCGCTTACGACCTGTTCCGCTGACCGGGAGGTCTGGATGCTGCTCTCCGGGATCCGGGTGCTGGATCTGACCCGTCTGCTGCCGGGGCCCTTCGCCACCCAGTGGCTGGTGGCCATGGGCGCGGAGGTCATCCGGGTGGAGCCTCCGGCCGGGGGGGACTGGCTCCGGGAGATGCCGCCGGTGGTGGAGGGCTTCGGGGCCTGGTTCGCCGCCGTCAATCGGGGCAAGAAGAGCGTGGCTCTCCAGCTGAAGCACCCCAAGGGGCGGGAGATCTTCCTCCGCCTCGTCGAATCGGCGGACGTCGTGGTGGAGGGATTCCGACCGGGGGTGATGGCCCGGCTGGGCCTGGCATCGGAGACCCTCCTCGAACGCCAGCCCCGCTTGATCTACGCCGCCCTCACGGGTTACGGGGCTGGCAGCCGCTGGCGGGAGCGGGCCGGTCACGATCTCAACTACCTGGCGCTGGCCGGCTTTCTGGGCCTGAACGGCCCCCGGGAAGGCCCGCTCATCCCTCCCCCGGCGCCGGTGGCGGACCTCGGGGGGGCGATGGCGCTGGTCATCGCCGTGCTGGCCGGGTTGCTGCATCGGGAGCGGACCGGCCAGGGCCTCATCCTGGACGCCTCGATGCTCGAGGTCGTTGTCTCCTGGATGCAACCCTTCTGGCGCGCGCATCAGGCCGGCGTCCGGGCAACCCGCGAGGGGATGCCGCTCAACGGGGCCTTTCCGTGCTATCGGGTTTACCCCACGGCGGATGGAGGGGCGATGGCCCTGGCAGCGCTGGAGCCGACGTTCTGGCGCGCCTTCTGCGAGGCCGTCGGCCGCCCGGAATGGATCCCCCGCGCCTTCGATCCAGCCCTCATCCCGGAGGTGGCGGCCCTCTTCCGGAGCCGGACCCGCGCGGAGTGGGAGGCGCTGCGGGCGGGGATCGAGGCCTGCTTAGAGCCGGTGCTGGAGCCGGATGAGGCGATCGAAGGGCTGTCAACGATCGCGCCCGCCTTCGCGACAGGCCTTCCTACGCTGCCGTTCGCTGTGAACGGGGAGCGCCTCTTCGCCGCAGGCCCGCCTCCCCGCCAGGGAGAGCACACCCGGGAGATCCTTCAGCGCCTCGGATACGAAGCGGCGGAGCTGGAGGAGCTGGCCCGTCAGGGGATCGTGGGGATCCCTGGCATGGATTAGGGGACCGCTCGCTTCCGCGCCTGAAGCCGGCCCAGGATCTCCTCCGGATGGTGGAAGGGTCCTTCGGCCCCGTGGACCTGGGCCGTCACCACCTGCAGGGGCGGGAGATTCTCCGGGTGCTCCTCCACATCCTGAAGGGGATAGAAATAAGGCAGAGCGTTCTTCAGGCGGGCAACCATGCGCTCGGCGGCGGGGCCGAGCAGATGACGCTCCCCCACGATGACGAACCATCCTTCCCCCAGATGGCCCAGGAAGAACGGGTCGCCGCTTTCGTGGTTCACCCCTGCCAGCACGAGCCCCACGGCCCGGATGGCATCGTCCCGGGCGATGAATCCATAGCGCTCCCCGAAGGCCTCCAGGCCGTCCAGACCGATCAGTATAGCCGCCCAGTCGGCGCGCCCCAGCTGCTCCCGCAGATGCTCCAGGATGAGGGGCCGGCCGGGCAGTCCGGTCAGGCCGTCGAAGGCAGGCTCCACCTGGGATCGGCGCAGGATGTTCTGGACCCGGGCCCGCAGCTCCTGCAGGCTGAACGGCTTGGGGATGTAATCGTAGGCTCCCAGCTCCAGGCCGGCTAACCGATCCTCGCGCTCCCGCTTCTCGGTGAGGAAGATCACCGGGATCTCCCGGGTTCTCCGGTGGGCCCGCAGCTGACGGAACACCTCAAAGCCGTCGATGTCCGGCAGGCGGATGTCCAGCACCACGAGATCGGGGAGGCGCTCCCGGGCCAGGGCGAGGGCCTCCTCTCCCGAGGCGGCGGTCAGGACCTCGTAGCCCTGCGCCTGAAAGTAGTTCCCCAGCAGGCCGGCGGTCTCCGGCTCGTCCTCCACGATCAGGAGCGTCGCCACCCGGGCCATTCCCTCCCTCCGGCGAAGCCACAGGCATCCGATTCTTTTCCCATCAACCGATGGGCTCCTTATAGATCGCGAAGGAGCAGGTGGGATCTCCCATGGCGATGCAGGAGATCTCCTCCACGCGAAACTCCTTGCCGCCGCTGACCCAGCGCAGCCCTTCCTGGAGCAGGCCGATGGCCGCGTAGCAGACCGGCCGGTCGGTTTTGCGGCCCCAGCACACCGGGCAGCGCTCGATCACGTAAATGAAGCGATCGGCCTCTTCGTAGACGTAGCTCTTCTGATCGCTGAACTGGGTGAAGATGCCGGCCATCGCCGGGAGGCCGATCTTCAGCTTCGCCTGGAGGGGGAGGACGCGGAAAGCGAGGTCGCTGACCCCAGCCAGGGCGCCGAAGCCCTGCAGGCCCCGGGCGAAGGAGGCGCGACCGCCCCGCAGGGCCAGCCCTCTGCCTCCCCGAGGCCCATACATCTCCTCCAGGGCCTGGTTGATGGCGGCGAAGTCGGCGAAGTCGAAGCCTCGCTCCAGGTTATCCGGCGGGTAGTTGTCGATCAGGTGGGGGAGACGGGCCAGGTGAAGAACGGCGTTCAGCCCGTTCTTCCCCATCACCTCCTCCAGCGCCTCCAGGAAAATGCGGGCGATCTTATTGGGGTAATAGAGGCCGCTTTTCTGCTGGCTCAAGGCGTCGCCTCCGTTCCCGAGGGATCAGTAGCGGGTTCAGGAAGCCAGGATGCGGGCCAGGTCCTCCGCAGCCCGCCGCATGTCCAGGAAGAGCAATCCCAGCTTGGCCTGGGGTCTGGCCAGCACGGTCAGCACCGCCTCCTCCCCCACCGCCATCAGCACCACATACCCCCGCTCCCCCCGGATGTAGACCTGATCCAGGGTCCCCCGGCCCAGCTCGCTGGCGATCCGCTCCCCGAGGGAGAGCATCGCCGCCGACATGGCCGACACCCGGTCCTCCTCCACGTCGGCCGGCAGGGCCGAGGCCATGATCAGCCCGTCGATGCTGACCACCGCCGAGGCCTCGATGTCGGGCGTGCTCGCCTGAAGCTCCTTCAACCGCTCGATCATTCGTTCCGTGCGCGTGCGGGCCATGCGCGAACCCCTTTCGACAGCATATCAGGCTCTATCCTAATTGCGATGGGCCCGGGTTGTCAAAGGGACCTGACCGGGACGCACGGCTTTCCGGCCGGGTGCGATCAGGATCGGAACGCCGCGAGGATCAGCATGGAAAGGCTGACCAGAAGGCAATATAGGGCGAAGGGCATGAGGGAGCGCCGGCGCACCAGCCGCATCAACCCCCAGATGGCCAGGTAGCCGGAGAGGGCCGCGGCGAGGGCGCCCGTCAGGATCGGCCCCACGGCCTGAGGGGGCAAGCCGATCTCGAAGAGGTCCTTCAAGGCCACCAGGCCTGCCCCCACGAGGGCGGGGACGCTGAGCAGGAAGCTGAACCGGGCGGCCTCGGATCGTTGCAGGCCCCGGCCGAGGCCGGCGGCGATGGTGGCCCCTGAGCGCGAGATGCCCGGCAACAGCGACAGGGCCTGAGCCAGGCCGATGGCCAGGGCATCCCCCAGGGTCAACCCCTCCAGATCGCGCTCCCGCCGTCCGAAGCGCTCCCCCAGCCACAGCAACGCGGCGGTCCCTGAAAGCAGGGCCGCGGTCAGCGTCGGTTGCAGAAAGACCGCCTCCACCGGCTTCTTGAAGAGCAATCCGGCGACGACGGCCGGGAGGGTGGCGACGATCACCCAGCCGCCCAGCCGGCCGCCCGGCGTCCCGAAGGGAGAACCGTTCCGCGCGCCCTCCCACCAGCCCTGGAGGATCTCCCGGAGCTCTCGGCGGAAATACGCGAGGACGGGGATCAGGGTGCCCCACTGGACCAGCACGTCGAAGGGGAAGGCGATGTGTTCGTCGATCCGCCAGCCCAGAAGCCACGGCACCAGCACCAGGTGCGCCGAGCTGCTGATCGGCAGATACTCGGTGAGCCCCTGGACGATCCCCAGCACCACCGCCTGGAGCCAGGTCATCGATGCGCCTCTCCATCCCGTAGGATGCGACCCTGCACCTGTCGGATCACCTGCTCATAGGCCGCCAGGGTGCGGGCGGCGGTCTCCGCCCACCGGAACCGGGCGGCCCGGCGGAGGCCGGCCTCGCGCAGCCGGGTCCGCAGCTCCTCCCGGGACAGCGCCGCCGCCAGCGCCTCCACCCAGGCCTCCGGTTGGTCCGGGGGAACCCGGAGGCCGGCCTCCCCCACCACTTCCGGCAGCGAGGAAGTGTCCGCCACCACCACCGGTGTCCCGCATGCCATCGCCTCCAGGGGAGGAAGCCCAAAGCCTTCATACCGCGAGGGGAAGGCGAACACGGCGGCCGCGCTGTAGAGGGCGGGGAGATCCGCATCCGGCACATAGCCCAGCAAGCGCACCCGGCCCTCCAGCCCCAGATCCCGGAGGGCGCGGAAGATGCCTTCGGTCAACCAGCCCGGCCGCCCGGCCACCACCAGGCCCAGCTCCGGCCAGCGCCCAAGCAGGCTCCGGTAAGCGGCGAAGAGGGTGGGAAGATTCTTGCGCGGCTCCAGGGTCCCCACGTAGAGGATGAATCGCTCCGGCAGGCCGTAGCGGGCGCGGATCGCCGCCACCGCCTCCGGAGGCGCGGGGCGGAATCGCTCGTCCACCCCCTCGTAGGTCACCACGATGCGCTCCTCAGGGATCTGATACCATCGGATGGCGTCCTGCCGGGTGCACTCGGAGACCGCGAGGATGAGATCCGCCCGGCGCAGGAAGCGAGGCATCATCAAGGTCAGGAACCAGCGATTGAGGGGCATATGGGTTTCCGGGTAAAGGCGGAAGATCAGATCATGCAATGTGAAGACCGAAGGGATAGTCCGAAAGGGAGGGAGGAGGTGATCCGTGGCGTGGAAGAGCGCGGCGGGCGCCATGATGGCGTCCATCGGGCGTCGGAAGAAGTGGGCCAGCATCACCTGCAGGCGCCACGGCTTCGCGGGCAGCGGGCTCCGGCGGGCCGGCAGCGCGTCGAGCGGAGAGAAAACATCAGCTCGGCCGGCGTGATGGTAGAAGACCGCCAGGCGGCCCGGCAAAAGGGGGATCAGGGCTTTCACCAGCTCCGCGGCGTAACGCCCCAGCCCGGCCCGGTGGTGGACTGCGGGCGAGACATCGACGACGATGAAGGTCATCCCTCGTTTTCCTCCAGCAGCGCCCGGATGCGGGCGATGATCATATCCAGGGCCACCGTGTTGAAGCCCCCCTCCGGGATGATGATGTCGGCGTAGCGCTTGCTGGGCTCCACGAACTCCAGGTGCATCGGGCGCACGGTGGAGAGATACTGCTGGATGACCGACTCCAGGGTCCGCCCCCGCTCGGCCAGGTCCCGCCGCAGGCGCCGGATGAACCGGATGTCGGGATCGGCGTCCACGTAGATCTTGATGTCGAAGAGATCCCGCAGCGCCTTCTCGACGAAGACCAGGATGCCCTCCACCAGGATCACCGGGCGCGGCTCCACGCGGCGGGTGTGGGGCGTGCGGGTGTAGGTGGTGAAATCGTAGATGGGAACCTCCACCGGGCGCCCGGCGATCAGCTCCTGCAGGTGCCGGATCAGCAGCGCTGTGTCGATGCTTTCGGGGTGGTCGTAGTTGATCCGGACCCGCTCCTCTATGGGGAGGTGGCTCTGGTCTTTGTAGTAGCTGTCCTGCTGGATGAGGGCGATCCGCTCCGGGCCGATGCGCCGCACGATGGCCTCGGCCACCGTGGTCTTGCCGGAGCCGGTCCCTCCGGCGATCCCGATCACCACCGGCCGTTTCCGCATCGCCATCCCCGTGAGCAATGGATCGCGGCGGAAGGCGCTCCTACGACATCGTCTTCACACCGGCGAACGCGGTGGGATCCCTGATGCGAGCGGATGTAGGCCGAAATGAATTTCGGCCTCCAAGCGTCACCGCGCCTCTACGCTTCCCCACGGGGGAGGATCTGCTCCAAAGCGGCCTGGAGCTCCCGGGGGAGAGAGCTTCCCCGCCCCTCTTTACGTAGCCACTCCTTCAGCTTGCGGGCATGGACCACCGGGACGCTGCTCCCTTCGATGTCCAGACGGGCCTCCGGATGGGTGAAGACGATCACCGGCCGGACGGGGATCTCCTTTCCATCCAGGCGCCGCGCCAGATAGCGGCGCAACGCCTCCGCCTCCTGCTGCGCCTCGCGGGTAGGGTTCCCCAGCGTGTCCTGGGCCATCCAGCGCAAGAACCACCGCAACAGCCCGATGGGCTGGGACCAGCGATCGTTCCGGCAACGGATCTCCCCGCGCTGCCATTTGACGGTGAAGGTCCGCACGCCGTCGGGACCCACCAGCACATGGTCGGCGGGCAGCATGTAGTGATAGAGAACGTAACGGTCGTCCAGGCCTTTGAGGGCCTGGGTAAGGGCCGCCTCCGGGCGATCCGGCCGCACGAAGCGATGGATGTAATAGATCCCGATCTGAGTGAGGCCGAAGCCGACGAAGAAAGCGATCACCGGGATGAGGGCCAGCTGCGGATAGAGCAAAGAGGTGACCAATCCGAGGATCAGGGTGATGTAGCCGATGGGGAACGCCCAGTTGCCGATCGTCGCCCGACGCCGGATATAGGCTTCGTTGCGCACCACCTTCATCGTGGACGAATCCCTCCCTCAGGGTTGCGGCCGCTCGGCAGCGGATCGCAGCCGCTGGTATTCCTCCGCGCTCAGGAACCGTCCGCCCTCGATGGCTCGCTCCACCACGCGGTAGCCGGAGTCCAGGCGGACCTCGGCCCGCATCAGCTGGAAGCAGCGATCGTCCATGATCTCCTTCACCAAGATGTAGCCGGTCCCGCTTTCATCCGGGTTCAGGTCGTAACGGCGGTCGGCCCGCACGGCCACCGGCGCCCCGCACCGGGCGCACTGCACATACAACCAGATGGCGTCCGGGTCGCCGGCCGCCTCGCCCCCCCGCCACAGCTCCCGAATCCGCCGCCAGATCAATCCGAAACCCCCATCGGAGATGCGTCCTGTGGGAATTATACCCGGAGCCTGGCCCCGGGGGCGCGGCGGATCCGATCTGCTTCGGCCGGACTCAGGGATCCGGTGGCTCCCACCGGCCCAGGACGAGGGAGATGTTGTGGCCGCCGAAGCCGAAGGCGTTGACCAGGGCATGGCGCACCCGGGCGGCTCGCGTCACGTTGGGGACGTAATCCAGGTCGCACTCGGGATCGGGGGTTTCGTAGTTGATGGTGGGGTGGATCACCCCGTGGACCAGGGTGAGGGCCGTGGCGATGGCTCCTAAGGCGCCCGCCGCGCCCATGGTGTGGCCGATCATCGATTTGGTGGCGCTGATCGGGATGTGATAGGCATGCTCCCCGAAGACCTGCTTGATGGCCGCCGTCTCGATCGGATCGTTGAGCCGCGTGGAGGTCCCGTGGGCGTTGATGTAATCGATGTCCTCGGGGCCCAGGCCGGCGTCCTGCAGGGCCCAGCGCATCGCCCGGGCGGCCCCCGCGCCGTCCGGCTCCGGGGCGGCCACGTGATGGGCGTCGGCGGCGTTGCCGTAGCCCAGGACCTCGGCGTAGATCCGGGCGCCCCGGGAACGGGCGTGGGAGAGGCGCTCCAGCACCACGATGCCGGCCCCCTCGGCGTAGACGAAGCCGTCGCGGTGGGCGTCGAAGGGGCGGCTGGCCCGCTCGGGCTCCTCGTTGCGGGTGGAGAGGGCGCGCATAGCGGCGAAGCCGGCGATGGCGAAGTCAGTGATCAGGGCTTCCACCCCCCCGCAGATCACGACATCGGCGATCCCCCGGCGGATCCACTCAGCGGCCTCGCCGATGGCCTGGGCCCCGGTGGCGCAGGCGGCGGCCACGGTGGCGATGGGGCCCCTCGCCCCGAAATACACGCTGACGTGGTGGCTGGGCATGTTGGGGATGGAGGCCACCAGGGCGAAGGGGCTCACCCGGGACAGCCCATGGGTGCGGAAGATCTGGATCTGGCGGTCGGCCACCTCGTAGCCCCCCATCCCCACCCCGATCAGCGTCCCCACCCGCTCCGGATCCGGGAAGCCATCGAACCCCGCATCCCGCACCGCCTCCCAGGCGGCCACCACCGCGAACTGGGAGCAACGCGCCATGCGGCGGGCCTCCTTCGGGGAGAGGACGACCGTGGGGTCGAAGCCCTTCACCTCCCCCGCGATGCGGACCGGGAGGCCGGAGGCGTCGAACTGGGTGATGGGGCCGATGCCGGAGCGGCCGGCGATCAGGCCCTCCCAGAACGAGCGGACGTCCAGGCCCAGGGGGGAAAGAGCCCCCATCCCGGTGATCACCACCCGCCGGTCCTCCGGGCGGGCGACGGACACGCTTCGCGGCGCTGGGTTCCGATACGGGTCGCTCATCGGAGGGGATCCGAGTTCATGGAGATTTTCCCGGAAGCCTTCGGATCTCCCGCTGCAGGAAATCATAGCCCACCTGGGCCATCAGATAAGAGGCCATGTAGAGCGCGCGCTCCTTTCCTTCGAAGCGTTCCCGAAGCCGGGTCAGATAGCCCTCGATCTCCTCAGGGGAATGCAAAAGGGACGCATGGCCGTAAA is from Thermoflexus hugenholtzii JAD2 and encodes:
- a CDS encoding response regulator produces the protein MARVATLLIVEDEPETAGLLGNYFQAQGYEVLTAASGEEALALARERLPDLVVLDIRLPDIDGFEVFRQLRAHRRTREIPVIFLTEKREREDRLAGLELGAYDYIPKPFSLQELRARVQNILRRSQVEPAFDGLTGLPGRPLILEHLREQLGRADWAAILIGLDGLEAFGERYGFIARDDAIRAVGLVLAGVNHESGDPFFLGHLGEGWFVIVGERHLLGPAAERMVARLKNALPYFYPLQDVEEHPENLPPLQVVTAQVHGAEGPFHHPEEILGRLQARKRAVP
- a CDS encoding undecaprenyl-diphosphate phosphatase, whose protein sequence is MTWLQAVVLGIVQGLTEYLPISSSAHLVLVPWLLGWRIDEHIAFPFDVLVQWGTLIPVLAYFRRELREILQGWWEGARNGSPFGTPGGRLGGWVIVATLPAVVAGLLFKKPVEAVFLQPTLTAALLSGTAALLWLGERFGRRERDLEGLTLGDALAIGLAQALSLLPGISRSGATIAAGLGRGLQRSEAARFSFLLSVPALVGAGLVALKDLFEIGLPPQAVGPILTGALAAALSGYLAIWGLMRLVRRRSLMPFALYCLLVSLSMLILAAFRS
- a CDS encoding roadblock/LC7 domain-containing protein, which gives rise to MARTRTERMIERLKELQASTPDIEASAVVSIDGLIMASALPADVEEDRVSAMSAAMLSLGERIASELGRGTLDQVYIRGERGYVVLMAVGEEAVLTVLARPQAKLGLLFLDMRRAAEDLARILAS
- a CDS encoding CaiB/BaiF CoA transferase family protein — its product is MLLSGIRVLDLTRLLPGPFATQWLVAMGAEVIRVEPPAGGDWLREMPPVVEGFGAWFAAVNRGKKSVALQLKHPKGREIFLRLVESADVVVEGFRPGVMARLGLASETLLERQPRLIYAALTGYGAGSRWRERAGHDLNYLALAGFLGLNGPREGPLIPPPAPVADLGGAMALVIAVLAGLLHRERTGQGLILDASMLEVVVSWMQPFWRAHQAGVRATREGMPLNGAFPCYRVYPTADGGAMALAALEPTFWRAFCEAVGRPEWIPRAFDPALIPEVAALFRSRTRAEWEALRAGIEACLEPVLEPDEAIEGLSTIAPAFATGLPTLPFAVNGERLFAAGPPPRQGEHTREILQRLGYEAAELEELARQGIVGIPGMD
- a CDS encoding glycosyltransferase family 4 protein, which encodes MTFIVVDVSPAVHHRAGLGRYAAELVKALIPLLPGRLAVFYHHAGRADVFSPLDALPARRSPLPAKPWRLQVMLAHFFRRPMDAIMAPAALFHATDHLLPPFRTIPSVFTLHDLIFRLYPETHMPLNRWFLTLMMPRFLRRADLILAVSECTRQDAIRWYQIPEERIVVTYEGVDERFRPAPPEAVAAIRARYGLPERFILYVGTLEPRKNLPTLFAAYRSLLGRWPELGLVVAGRPGWLTEGIFRALRDLGLEGRVRLLGYVPDADLPALYSAAAVFAFPSRYEGFGLPPLEAMACGTPVVVADTSSLPEVVGEAGLRVPPDQPEAWVEALAAALSREELRTRLREAGLRRAARFRWAETAARTLAAYEQVIRQVQGRILRDGEAHR
- a CDS encoding 4-vinyl reductase, with the translated sequence MSQQKSGLYYPNKIARIFLEALEEVMGKNGLNAVLHLARLPHLIDNYPPDNLERGFDFADFAAINQALEEMYGPRGGRGLALRGGRASFARGLQGFGALAGVSDLAFRVLPLQAKLKIGLPAMAGIFTQFSDQKSYVYEEADRFIYVIERCPVCWGRKTDRPVCYAAIGLLQEGLRWVSGGKEFRVEEISCIAMGDPTCSFAIYKEPIG
- a CDS encoding beta-galactosidase, coding for MRASTRRRIIGLAAFLVALEMSILGFALWKSSTPQGERASLPSPSPSPTSPSPVTPSPPARSPFHIGVQVHGYVGDPRDTLRVVRQVGFPWVKQQVLWSMHEPEPGRYDWGILEGFLIVAERDGLKVVLSVVTAPEWSRQEGGIHGPPDRPEDLARFLQTLIRRHRGRIHAIEVWNEQNLRREWQTSRGLRPEDYVRLLRVAYTAVKAEDPRILVISGALSPTGIDDGVNAVDDFRYLKGMVDAGFLPYADCVGVHHNGYNIGPDVWAEEAPSLPEARTARFRGPFDNPHHSWSFKSTLWGYREIIGSMKPLCVTEFGWASAEEYGVVPPGFEFALDNSLEEQAHWIVEAYEHMREWGFIEMAILWNLDFAPKGFGPEKDDNVLYSIVDTRGVPRPAFSALQAYLAALRPEP
- the npdG gene encoding NADPH-dependent F420 reductase is translated as MEPRPRIAVLGGTGKEGSGLALRWARAGFPVAIGSRDPERARQAVERLRAHVPDAELFGLPNAEAAAWGEVVVLAVPYAGHAALLQSLRETLQGKLVVDVVVPLDPDNPRRYLPPPDGSATAEAQRILGPGTPVVGAFHNISHLHLHDLEDTPDCDVLVVGEDRAAKARVIQLAEAIGFAAYDAGPLHNAPIVEGLTALLIGLNIRYKTRGAGIRITGIPRRAGKQVP
- the cofE gene encoding coenzyme F420-0:L-glutamate ligase, translating into MKPITLFPLEGIPLVRPGDDLVALLAEALARRGGPRTGDVLVVAQKIVSKAEGRFVRLSEVTPSPRALELAQITGKDPRLIEVILWDTAEVLRVRPGLIIVEHRLGFVCANAGVDRSNVAPEGEEIVLRLPEDPDRSARQIREGLARRFGVEVGVVIADSHGRAHRKGVIGVAIGVSGLPALEDWRGRRDLFGYVLQHTEVALGDLVASAATLLLGQAAEGIPAVLIRGLSFLPRESTARELVRARAYDLFR